The following nucleotide sequence is from Anabaena sphaerica FACHB-251.
TTGGTGGTGAGAAACGAAAAAATCAATCATTTTATTCGTTTCAACACAATGCAAGCAATTCTTTTAGATATTGTGATATTTTTGTGTTCCATACTCCTGAGAATTTTAACTCCTGTTCCTGGTGCTGGCTTTGCAATAGAAACTCTAGCCAATACTATCTTTCTAGGTATAGTGGCAGCTGTTGTTTATTCTCTGTTCCAGTGTCTCATGGGACGCTACGCCGAAATACCAGCCATTTCTGATGCTGTTCATATGCAGGTGCGCTAGGAGCTAACGGTTGATTACACGGTTTTCTAGGCGACCAATACCTTCGATTTCTACACGGA
It contains:
- a CDS encoding Tic20 family protein; amino-acid sequence: MSWRGSTTVPDRIFACLPYLLPLIESLVFGSFLLRQFPVLAVLLFPVLPVKAVYDALGPLGQIIVFFALFMLVVRNEKINHFIRFNTMQAILLDIVIFLCSILLRILTPVPGAGFAIETLANTIFLGIVAAVVYSLFQCLMGRYAEIPAISDAVHMQVR